Genomic DNA from Candidatus Cloacimonadota bacterium:
TGCGATCATATGTCACCCGTCGCCGCGCTCCGGGTTGATTGTTTTCATGCCCCGGAGGGGGTATGAAATATGATAGCCAGACACTTCAGTGTCTGGAATAAGGATGGCCTAAACTTGCCTGCTTCCCCAATGGGACTTTGTCCCATACCTGAGGTTTACACTTCAGATTATGATTTATCACTTAGTAGGAAGAGTCATTATGTCTTGACAAATTAACAAGTTAGATAAGAGTATTTTTTCCATATTAGGCAAACAGGTTTGAGTTAATAAAAAAAGAGCAATCGAAAAAGAGGAGAAGATGAAGAAGGGATTACTATTCTTTCTAATAATTCTGTTATGTATAATAATCTTACTATTTGTTTTATTTTGCAGAGAGAGGGTAGAGCCGGAACCTGAACCGGTCTTAGAACCGGAAATAGCACAGGTAGTTAATCCCGTCTTGGAACCTCCCGGTGGAACTTTTACAGCTCCTCAATTAGTTTCTATCAGTACGACAACGATCGATGCCGAGATCAGATATACGATCGATGGGAGTGAACCAACAAGAGAATCAGAACTCTACAGTGAACCAATAAACATCAAGACCGATAAAGTGATCAAAGCAAGGGCATTTAAAGAAGAATGGCTGGAGAGTGATATTGCTACAGGAGAATATATCATCACAGGGACAGTAGCTGCTCCGACTATCAGACCTCCGGCGGGGACTTATAACAGCGTGCAGAATGTAGTTATCAGAACCGCTACCGAAGGTGCCGTAATTAGATATACATTAGACCTGACTGAACCGACAATGACCTCAGAGCAATATGTAGGACCGATCAGAGTTGAAAGCGATATATGTATCAGAGCAATAGCGTTCAAGGAGGGCTGGATAGAGAGCACGATAACTTCGGCTTGTTATCAGATCGTTCTCCAAGAAACTGTGGCAACACCGGTATTTGAAGTACCGGAAGGTATTTATACCTCGGAACAGTATATTAGGATTATCTGTGAAACCGAGGGTGCAACTATCAGGCAGACTACCGACAGAACGACTCCTACGGTAGATGCCCATGAATATGTGGAACCGATATTGATCACTGAGGATACTACTATTAAAGCAAGGGCTTATAAAGAAGACTGGATCGAAAGTGCTGTAGCGACCGCTTCTTATAAAATTACCGGCATTGTTGCCATTCCGACCTTTACACCACCTGCCGGATTATATGCTGAAGAACAGATAGTAGTTATTAGCAGTGCTACTGAAAATGCTGTTATCAGATATACTACTGACAGTACGACTCCGACAGCGAACTCGGTAATCTATACCGAACCGGTCATGATCGGTGAAGATATGGTCATAAAAGCCAGAGCTTTCAAAGATCATTGGATCGAGAGTGAAGTAGCGACAGCAGAATACAGGATCAGTACTGCTCCAGAAATGGTTCTCATACAAGGGGGAGATTTCAATCCTGCTTCCAGTTATTCGGTAACTCTGTCACCTTTTTATATCGGAAAATATGAGATCACTCAGGCAGAATATGAAACAGTGATGAACAGTAATCCCTCTTTTCATGTAAATAATGCCAACCGACCTGTAGAGCAGATTTCCTGGTTTGATGCGATAGAGTACTGTAACCGCTTGAGCTTGCAAGAAGGTTTGACTCCTGTATATAAATTTGGAGATCATGGAATAGATCCTGATAATTGGCCTTCCAACTGGAAAGCAGTTGACACTAATCACGATCTTGTCAATGCCAATTGGTTGGCAAACGGCTATCGTCTCCCTACGGAAATGGAATGGATGTTTGCTGCTATGGGTGGTAATAACTCACGTGGTTATTCTTATAGCGGGAGCAATAACATCGAAGAGGTGGCATGGTATAGAGAGAATGCCGGTGCCGGATTACCCGGTGGCAATACAAATCCTGATTATGGCACGAAGCAAGTCGGTCTGAAGAACCCTAATGAATTGGGACTCTATGATATGAGCGGTAACGTCTATGAATGGGTCTGGGATAGATATGGAGAATATCCAACCGGTTACAGAACAAATCCGACAGGAAGATCTAGTGGAGATTTTCGTGTCAGACTAGGAGGCAGTTGGGCTGCTTATGAAGAGGCATGTTCAGTAGAAGTGCGGAGGAGGAATCTGCCGACATATAGTTTCTTTAGTTATGGATTTCGCGTAGC
This window encodes:
- a CDS encoding chitobiase/beta-hexosaminidase C-terminal domain-containing protein — its product is MKKGLLFFLIILLCIIILLFVLFCRERVEPEPEPVLEPEIAQVVNPVLEPPGGTFTAPQLVSISTTTIDAEIRYTIDGSEPTRESELYSEPINIKTDKVIKARAFKEEWLESDIATGEYIITGTVAAPTIRPPAGTYNSVQNVVIRTATEGAVIRYTLDLTEPTMTSEQYVGPIRVESDICIRAIAFKEGWIESTITSACYQIVLQETVATPVFEVPEGIYTSEQYIRIICETEGATIRQTTDRTTPTVDAHEYVEPILITEDTTIKARAYKEDWIESAVATASYKITGIVAIPTFTPPAGLYAEEQIVVISSATENAVIRYTTDSTTPTANSVIYTEPVMIGEDMVIKARAFKDHWIESEVATAEYRISTAPEMVLIQGGDFNPASSYSVTLSPFYIGKYEITQAEYETVMNSNPSFHVNNANRPVEQISWFDAIEYCNRLSLQEGLTPVYKFGDHGIDPDNWPSNWKAVDTNHDLVNANWLANGYRLPTEMEWMFAAMGGNNSRGYSYSGSNNIEEVAWYRENAGAGLPGGNTNPDYGTKQVGLKNPNELGLYDMSGNVYEWVWDRYGEYPTGYRTNPTGRSSGDFRVRLGGSWAAYEEACSVEVRRRNLPTYSFFSYGFRVARNAE